The following are from one region of the Ruficoccus sp. ZRK36 genome:
- a CDS encoding terminase family protein: MTAHEQPFFLPYQRKWIEDDSRLKIMEKSRQIGLSWTSAYRLVREQSRSDARLDAWVSSRDEAQARLFLEDAKSFASILQCAATELGLKVISGGQASAFVLEFANGRRLHCLSSNADAQAGKRGTRLLDEFALHPDPRQLYAIAYPGITWGGQLEIVSTHRGSDNFFNRLIREITEQGNPKGFSHHRVTLQDALDQGFLKKLKEKLPPEDPRSQMDEGEYYDFIRHSCADEESFMQEYLCRPADDTSAFLSWEMISECEYEPGDSWEITPEAPRQGRDLALAHDLYLGVDIGREHDLSVFWLVERINDLFFTRNVTTLERTPFAQQEEVLDAFLSLPTLRRACIDQSGLGRQFAERATARYGAYRIEGLTFTAGLKEALAYPVRSAFEGRTLRIPADKRIRADLRAVKKEATASGNIRFCAERGANGHADRFWALALALYAGRKPAAAAHYESLGSARSGTR, translated from the coding sequence ATGACCGCCCACGAACAACCCTTTTTCCTGCCCTATCAGCGCAAGTGGATCGAGGACGATTCCCGGCTGAAGATCATGGAAAAATCGCGCCAGATCGGCCTGTCCTGGACCAGCGCCTACCGGCTTGTCCGCGAGCAGTCCCGCTCGGACGCCCGACTCGACGCCTGGGTGTCCTCCCGCGACGAGGCACAGGCCCGCCTCTTTCTGGAGGATGCGAAGTCTTTCGCCTCCATCCTGCAGTGTGCAGCCACTGAGCTGGGCCTGAAGGTCATTAGCGGCGGGCAAGCCTCGGCCTTTGTGCTGGAGTTTGCCAACGGCCGGCGCCTGCACTGCCTCTCCAGCAATGCCGACGCACAGGCCGGTAAGCGCGGCACACGCCTGCTCGACGAGTTCGCCCTCCACCCGGACCCGCGTCAGCTCTACGCCATCGCCTACCCCGGGATCACCTGGGGCGGTCAGCTGGAGATCGTTTCCACCCACCGCGGCTCGGATAACTTCTTTAACCGCCTGATCCGCGAGATCACCGAGCAGGGCAACCCGAAGGGCTTCTCGCACCACCGCGTCACCCTGCAGGACGCGCTCGATCAGGGCTTTTTAAAGAAGCTCAAGGAGAAGCTCCCGCCTGAGGACCCACGCAGTCAGATGGACGAGGGCGAATACTACGACTTTATCCGCCACTCCTGCGCCGACGAGGAGAGCTTTATGCAGGAGTATCTCTGCCGCCCGGCTGATGACACGAGCGCGTTTCTGTCCTGGGAGATGATCAGCGAATGTGAGTATGAGCCCGGCGACAGCTGGGAGATCACCCCTGAAGCCCCCCGGCAAGGCCGCGACCTGGCCCTCGCCCACGACCTCTACCTGGGCGTGGACATTGGCCGCGAGCACGACTTGTCCGTCTTCTGGCTGGTCGAGCGTATCAACGACCTGTTTTTCACCCGCAACGTCACCACGCTGGAGCGCACGCCGTTCGCGCAGCAGGAGGAAGTCCTCGACGCCTTCCTGTCCCTGCCCACCCTGCGCCGCGCCTGTATCGACCAGAGCGGCCTCGGGCGGCAGTTCGCCGAGCGCGCCACCGCTCGCTATGGGGCCTACCGCATCGAGGGGCTGACCTTTACCGCCGGTCTCAAGGAAGCCCTCGCCTACCCGGTGCGCAGCGCCTTCGAAGGGCGCACCCTGCGCATCCCCGCGGACAAACGCATCCGCGCCGACCTGCGCGCCGTGAAAAAAGAAGCCACCGCCTCGGGGAACATCCGCTTCTGCGCCGAACGGGGCGCCAACGGCCATGCCGACCGCTTCTGGGCGCTCGCCCTGGCCCTCTACGCCGGGCGCAAGCCTGCCGCTGCCGCCCACTACGAATCCCTCGGCTCCGCCCGCTCCGGCACACGCTGA
- a CDS encoding phage protease — protein MKEDTICTLVTQEWANATTGWLKLADYGDWPHPRGIQRLSRQAAATMCEYFKSLRGRLARRFGGLPVYIGHPDDPGFAGQSGHDDTRAYAWISDMQDRDDGLYVLPRWSQAGRELLGNAFYKFLSPRWGMRHLEGNLYEPVRLISIGLTNQPNIPGEAIANSSAYPTSDTFTDESSNHTANLNEQDTRPVEALDILDLLGVNPEGDWRSACLEMADNARRWEQEGENLSSGREELSNENERFYRLANEHEKARDQAEENFANERRARISLLIDHALLRGRILPHERESWESGLEADFEGGLRELCNTRFALHTQPRTGALGSRAPLVRKRRDFLALVNERVDSTGEDFTTAWSAMKRDRPELYDQLNFI, from the coding sequence ATGAAAGAAGACACTATCTGCACCCTCGTCACCCAGGAATGGGCAAACGCCACCACCGGCTGGCTCAAGCTCGCTGACTACGGGGACTGGCCGCACCCGCGGGGCATCCAGCGCCTGAGCCGTCAGGCCGCCGCCACCATGTGCGAGTATTTCAAGTCCCTGCGCGGTCGGCTCGCAAGGCGCTTCGGAGGGCTACCCGTCTACATCGGCCACCCGGACGATCCGGGCTTCGCGGGCCAGAGCGGGCACGACGACACACGGGCCTACGCCTGGATATCCGACATGCAGGACCGCGACGACGGGCTCTACGTCCTGCCCCGCTGGTCTCAGGCCGGCCGGGAGCTGCTGGGCAACGCTTTCTACAAGTTCCTCTCCCCGCGCTGGGGCATGCGCCACCTCGAAGGCAATCTCTACGAGCCCGTGCGCCTCATCTCCATCGGCCTGACCAACCAACCCAACATCCCTGGCGAGGCCATTGCCAATTCCTCAGCGTATCCAACATCGGATACATTCACCGACGAAAGCTCCAACCACACAGCAAACCTCAATGAACAGGACACCCGCCCTGTCGAGGCCCTGGACATCCTCGACCTGCTCGGCGTCAACCCCGAGGGCGACTGGCGCAGCGCCTGTCTTGAAATGGCCGACAATGCCCGGCGCTGGGAGCAGGAAGGCGAAAACCTGTCCTCCGGCCGCGAGGAGCTGAGCAACGAAAATGAGCGTTTTTACCGCCTGGCCAACGAACACGAAAAGGCACGCGATCAGGCGGAAGAAAACTTCGCCAATGAACGCCGTGCGCGCATCTCGCTCCTGATCGACCATGCCCTACTGCGGGGGCGCATCCTCCCGCATGAGCGCGAAAGCTGGGAGAGCGGGCTGGAGGCGGACTTCGAGGGCGGTCTGCGCGAACTCTGCAACACCCGCTTCGCGCTGCATACGCAGCCACGCACCGGCGCACTCGGCAGCCGCGCACCGCTAGTTCGCAAGCGTCGCGACTTCCTCGCTCTGGTCAACGAGCGCGTTGACAGCACAGGCGAGGACTTCACCACCGCATGGAGCGCGATGAAGCGCGACCGCCCCGAGCTCTACGACCAGCTCAACTTTATCTGA
- a CDS encoding DUF935 family protein, which translates to MKTASLIPTDRARSSRRARFNPIRHLNPDTLTRMLDAFHAGELRQASLAWEAIEQRDDLVKAVATKRKKAIGRFGWDIETFDASEEAARHKAALEFFYRQLTAAHACDLNESGGFSLLVRQMMDAVGKHYAVHEIVWQPVRNTMRTEEGQPEMPGTLLTAQFRFVPLWFMENRTGRLRFLESDTASEGRELEQDGWLVTTGDGLMEATAIAYLFKHLPLRDWLVYCERNGMPGVRGVTDAAPGTPEWEAARDAVRDFGAEFHALMSSGTEIEAIDLRGTGELPYPALVDRMDKAIATLWRGSSMGTVADSGAGISLQGKETALIEREDAAHIAGTLHTQVDRPVLRYLFKTDQPRARLVIRHKESGLSAEELDTARDLLSTAIPKVINQFVRRLLGKSDKPLSAA; encoded by the coding sequence ATGAAAACCGCCTCCCTCATCCCTACTGACCGCGCCCGCAGCTCACGCCGGGCCAGATTTAACCCGATCCGGCACCTCAACCCGGACACACTCACCCGCATGCTTGATGCCTTTCATGCCGGAGAGCTGCGCCAGGCCAGCCTGGCCTGGGAGGCGATCGAGCAGCGCGACGACCTGGTCAAGGCGGTCGCCACCAAGCGCAAGAAAGCCATCGGTCGCTTTGGGTGGGACATTGAGACCTTTGACGCATCCGAGGAAGCCGCCCGGCACAAGGCCGCGCTGGAATTTTTCTATCGTCAGCTCACTGCTGCCCACGCCTGTGACCTGAACGAGTCGGGCGGCTTTTCCCTGCTCGTACGTCAAATGATGGACGCCGTCGGCAAGCACTACGCGGTGCACGAAATCGTCTGGCAGCCGGTTCGCAATACTATGCGTACTGAAGAAGGACAGCCCGAGATGCCCGGCACACTCCTGACCGCGCAGTTCCGCTTCGTGCCCCTGTGGTTCATGGAAAACCGCACCGGACGCCTGCGTTTTCTGGAGAGTGACACGGCATCCGAGGGCCGAGAACTGGAGCAGGACGGCTGGCTCGTCACCACCGGTGACGGACTCATGGAGGCCACCGCGATCGCCTATCTGTTTAAGCATCTGCCACTGCGTGACTGGCTCGTGTACTGCGAGCGCAACGGCATGCCCGGCGTGCGCGGTGTGACCGATGCCGCCCCCGGCACCCCCGAGTGGGAGGCCGCCCGCGACGCCGTCCGCGACTTTGGAGCGGAGTTCCACGCACTCATGTCGAGCGGCACCGAGATCGAGGCCATCGACCTGCGCGGGACCGGCGAGCTACCCTACCCCGCGCTCGTGGACCGCATGGACAAGGCCATCGCCACCCTCTGGCGCGGCAGCAGCATGGGCACGGTCGCCGACTCCGGGGCTGGCATCTCGCTGCAGGGTAAGGAGACCGCCCTCATCGAGCGCGAGGACGCCGCGCACATCGCTGGCACACTCCATACGCAGGTGGACCGCCCCGTCCTGCGCTATCTCTTTAAAACGGATCAACCGCGTGCGCGGCTGGTTATCCGCCACAAGGAGAGCGGTCTCTCCGCCGAGGAGCTCGATACCGCGCGCGACCTTTTGAGCACCGCGATTCCGAAGGTCATCAACCAGTTCGTCCGGCGCCTCTTGGGAAAGAGCGACAAGCCGCTCAGTGCGGCATGA
- a CDS encoding S8 family serine peptidase produces the protein MRKSDPQPVRATQPSPALRDRLAGEQMLAERWERLPDGRRRHLRIVRDAERQRPVRVVDIYEKRDGVETLVSQTAMLADRLLLSLQTPQQADVLQARLAQASYRAVPSGSPYLLLIELDAGGIDAVPAAMRDLADIAPGGAAPGPDYLRFPTATPDDPLFPYQYAHELIGSEEAWDVTSGSSSVVVAILDTGMQLDHPDLAANLWTNPGEIPGNGIDDDGNGFVDDVHGWDVFDDDNDPSDDHGHGTHVSGIVGAVGGNGTGVTGVNGTVSLLPMRIGSQSFLSSDVVVALDYIRDLKLNRNVNVVVSNNSYSGEGYTTAEYDAIARQGEAGILFVAAAGNDGIYVDEQPRYPGALDIGAIINVANSDQDDKLADDSNYGAVSVDICAPGTSIYSTAMGGGYQLWSGTSMAAPHVAGAVALAYAADPQAESTAVRTLLLEQADQVATMDGKVATGSRLSVSRLVDAVAGVNRVEVVSPGKAVLLESLETTLVLRAEVTVAGEAVQPESAVEWVADPSEGVTVTAESLTQARAVFSQEGIYTLTASVETGGVVRTDTRQVVAAGRPVSSGLAAEWLFDGEGAAADSSGNGLDAVFEGGTGRGTGVAGGAYAGTGTEGEHARVDHLPSLPEVSVSAWVKADSEAGLFPRIVDGPEWAFFLGLTGGTDIKCLKFVRYYEDDVYSWYTPEGTIVAGQWYHVAVTWKDTDTAPSLYINGVAQEVGGRGFKIGGLRVGGGTAYLGNGPDGDRSLDGQIDELRIYNRELSPEEVALLAANHSPVPEGLSAGTVTETQDWSPHASVTDEDGPVEPVLSWSVVSGPGEVSLSGEMSDSPTFNFEMTGVYRIRLESSDGSAVVRKEWAVDVGAVCQVSMTVQDGELLLMSGQSYPITLSVVPASGTALSVGYSVSGDAVSGEDYQALSGTLTVPAGASEASFPVEALTRTSGSTRTLTLTLVDGDGYALGSDASATLTLLPYTYSNWSAHYAAQVSAPSGVWSPAMDANQDGIGNLLEFALGVDPLADAEDVVRDRLPRIERGEGGALSLRYVRPENADASLYVVGSSASPSASPFHVVASGEVVQSNGDGTETVTVSDPDALAAGETRFLFLRVSEDAQ, from the coding sequence ATGCGAAAGTCGGACCCACAACCTGTGCGCGCCACGCAGCCAAGCCCTGCCCTGCGGGATCGACTCGCGGGCGAGCAGATGCTGGCAGAGCGCTGGGAGCGTTTACCCGATGGGCGTCGTCGCCACCTGCGTATCGTGCGAGACGCCGAACGGCAGCGCCCGGTGCGGGTGGTGGATATTTATGAGAAGAGGGACGGCGTGGAGACGCTGGTTTCGCAGACGGCTATGCTGGCTGATCGCTTGCTGCTTTCCCTGCAGACTCCGCAGCAGGCTGATGTGCTACAGGCACGCCTCGCGCAGGCCAGTTACAGGGCGGTGCCGAGCGGCTCTCCCTATCTGCTCTTGATCGAGCTGGATGCGGGCGGGATCGACGCCGTGCCGGCTGCCATGCGGGATCTGGCAGACATCGCTCCGGGTGGCGCTGCTCCCGGGCCGGACTACCTCCGCTTCCCGACGGCGACGCCGGACGATCCGCTTTTCCCCTACCAATACGCGCACGAGCTCATCGGCAGCGAGGAGGCCTGGGATGTCACGAGCGGCTCCTCATCCGTCGTGGTGGCAATCCTTGATACGGGGATGCAGCTCGATCATCCCGATCTGGCGGCGAACCTGTGGACGAACCCCGGCGAGATCCCCGGTAATGGAATCGACGACGACGGTAATGGGTTCGTGGACGATGTGCATGGTTGGGATGTGTTCGACGATGACAATGACCCGAGCGATGACCATGGGCACGGGACGCATGTTTCCGGTATCGTCGGCGCCGTCGGCGGAAATGGCACTGGCGTCACCGGTGTAAATGGAACCGTGTCGCTGCTGCCGATGCGGATAGGCAGCCAGAGCTTTTTATCTTCCGATGTAGTGGTGGCTCTGGATTACATCCGTGATCTTAAACTGAACCGCAACGTCAACGTCGTTGTATCCAATAACTCATACAGCGGTGAAGGCTACACGACAGCCGAGTATGACGCCATCGCCCGGCAGGGTGAGGCAGGTATCCTTTTCGTAGCGGCAGCTGGTAATGACGGGATCTACGTGGACGAGCAGCCGCGCTATCCCGGTGCGCTGGATATTGGCGCCATCATCAATGTGGCGAACTCGGACCAGGACGACAAGCTGGCCGATGACTCAAACTACGGGGCGGTCTCGGTGGATATTTGCGCGCCCGGTACCAGCATTTACTCAACGGCGATGGGCGGCGGCTACCAGTTGTGGAGCGGGACATCCATGGCAGCTCCGCATGTGGCTGGAGCAGTTGCGCTGGCATACGCGGCTGACCCGCAGGCAGAGTCTACGGCTGTGAGGACCCTGCTGCTGGAGCAGGCAGATCAAGTGGCCACGATGGATGGGAAGGTCGCAACAGGCTCACGGCTCAGCGTGTCCCGACTGGTCGATGCCGTGGCGGGGGTGAACCGAGTTGAAGTCGTTTCACCCGGTAAGGCTGTGTTGCTGGAGAGTCTGGAGACCACTCTTGTGCTGCGCGCTGAGGTAACGGTGGCAGGTGAAGCCGTGCAGCCTGAGTCAGCGGTTGAGTGGGTGGCTGATCCCTCCGAGGGAGTCACGGTCACAGCAGAGAGCTTGACGCAGGCCAGGGCAGTTTTTTCGCAGGAGGGTATCTATACCCTGACCGCTTCTGTCGAGACAGGCGGTGTGGTGCGTACGGATACCCGTCAGGTGGTGGCTGCCGGGAGACCCGTCAGTAGTGGCTTGGCGGCGGAGTGGCTGTTTGATGGCGAGGGGGCCGCTGCCGATAGTTCCGGGAATGGGCTGGATGCTGTTTTTGAAGGAGGGACTGGACGAGGAACTGGTGTCGCCGGGGGCGCGTACGCAGGCACCGGGACAGAGGGAGAGCATGCGCGCGTGGATCATCTGCCAAGCCTGCCCGAGGTCAGCGTGAGCGCCTGGGTCAAGGCCGACTCCGAGGCCGGGCTTTTCCCGCGCATTGTGGACGGACCGGAGTGGGCGTTCTTTCTGGGGCTGACCGGTGGCACAGATATCAAGTGCCTGAAGTTTGTACGCTACTACGAGGACGATGTTTACTCCTGGTACACCCCTGAGGGGACGATTGTGGCGGGACAGTGGTACCATGTTGCCGTGACTTGGAAAGACACCGATACCGCACCCAGCCTCTATATCAATGGTGTCGCTCAAGAGGTCGGCGGCAGAGGCTTCAAAATCGGTGGACTGCGAGTGGGCGGTGGGACGGCCTACCTCGGGAATGGCCCGGATGGTGACCGCAGCCTGGACGGACAGATCGACGAGCTCAGGATCTATAACCGCGAGCTGTCTCCCGAGGAGGTTGCTCTGCTGGCCGCTAATCACAGCCCTGTCCCTGAGGGATTATCCGCTGGGACGGTGACTGAGACGCAGGACTGGAGCCCGCATGCCAGCGTGACTGACGAGGATGGCCCGGTGGAGCCAGTTCTGTCGTGGTCAGTCGTCAGTGGACCAGGAGAGGTGAGCCTGTCCGGGGAGATGAGCGATAGCCCGACGTTCAATTTTGAAATGACCGGCGTCTACCGAATCCGCCTGGAGAGCTCGGATGGTTCCGCCGTTGTTCGCAAGGAGTGGGCCGTGGATGTCGGTGCCGTGTGTCAGGTTTCCATGACAGTCCAAGACGGCGAACTCCTTCTGATGTCCGGGCAGAGTTACCCGATTACACTGAGCGTTGTCCCGGCTTCGGGCACTGCGTTGTCAGTCGGCTATTCGGTGAGCGGAGACGCCGTCTCTGGGGAGGATTATCAAGCGCTTTCAGGCACCCTGACTGTACCTGCTGGTGCATCCGAGGCCAGCTTTCCCGTTGAGGCGCTGACCCGCACCTCCGGCAGTACGAGAACCCTGACGCTGACCCTTGTCGATGGCGATGGCTATGCTCTGGGGTCCGATGCGAGCGCTACGCTAACCCTCTTGCCGTACACCTACAGTAACTGGTCTGCCCACTATGCTGCGCAGGTTTCCGCCCCCTCTGGCGTATGGAGCCCGGCCATGGACGCTAACCAGGATGGCATTGGAAACCTGTTGGAGTTTGCCCTCGGTGTTGATCCTCTCGCTGACGCCGAGGATGTCGTGCGCGATCGTCTGCCGCGGATTGAGCGCGGTGAGGGTGGAGCCCTGAGCCTCCGCTATGTGCGCCCTGAGAATGCGGACGCCTCGCTGTATGTGGTTGGCTCGAGTGCGTCGCCTTCGGCCAGCCCGTTTCATGTAGTGGCGAGTGGGGAAGTCGTCCAGAGCAACGGTGACGGCACTGAGACGGTGACGGTCAGCGACCCGGATGCGCTCGCTGCCGGGGAGACGCGTTTCCTGTTTCTGCGGGTGAGTGAAGACGCGCAGTAG
- the corA gene encoding magnesium/cobalt transporter CorA, which produces MKVVWRKKVFDQGHGLPPGQLVRVAGDLAATKPSIHLLAYSEDDFMELENATLDQVREQMGKWKVVWIHVCGVSDEALIRGLGEMLSIHALAQEEILNTSMRPKFEEYGRDLFVLTKTATVNRQAREIMIEQMAFYATEHALLSVQESETSFFQPVMARVREPSARLRVRGSGYLLFALMDMKADNILSILDMIETDIVEVEEDLLSEDEDFTIDTIYQHKRTVLAIMRFVMPMRDNAHRLEIIDHPLVHDEDRYFFRDLADNARRAADRLEHARLILQNMQEYYHLMEEHRNNHVMKVLTIIATLFLPLTFIAGVYGMNFDHEISPWNMPELYSYYGYPLCMLFMAGFFVAMLWWFRRMKWL; this is translated from the coding sequence ATGAAAGTCGTCTGGCGTAAGAAGGTTTTCGATCAGGGGCACGGATTGCCCCCCGGTCAGCTCGTGCGGGTCGCGGGTGATCTGGCGGCCACTAAGCCCAGCATTCACCTGCTCGCCTACAGCGAGGATGACTTCATGGAGCTGGAGAACGCGACACTGGATCAGGTGCGCGAGCAGATGGGGAAGTGGAAAGTGGTCTGGATACACGTTTGCGGTGTCAGTGATGAGGCCTTGATCCGCGGCCTGGGCGAGATGCTCAGCATCCATGCCCTTGCTCAGGAAGAGATTCTCAACACGAGCATGCGCCCGAAGTTTGAGGAGTACGGACGCGATTTGTTCGTACTGACCAAGACCGCTACCGTCAACCGCCAGGCGCGGGAGATCATGATCGAGCAGATGGCTTTCTATGCCACCGAGCATGCCTTGCTCAGTGTGCAGGAGAGCGAGACCTCGTTCTTCCAGCCGGTGATGGCGCGCGTCAGGGAGCCTTCGGCCCGGCTGCGGGTGCGGGGCTCAGGGTATCTGCTCTTTGCGCTGATGGATATGAAGGCCGACAACATCCTGAGCATCCTCGACATGATCGAGACGGATATCGTCGAGGTAGAGGAGGACCTGCTCAGCGAGGACGAAGACTTTACCATCGATACGATTTACCAGCATAAGCGCACCGTACTGGCCATCATGCGGTTCGTGATGCCTATGCGTGACAATGCGCACCGGCTGGAGATTATCGACCATCCCCTCGTCCATGATGAGGACCGCTACTTTTTCCGGGATCTGGCTGACAATGCCCGCAGGGCCGCTGACCGGCTGGAGCACGCCCGGCTCATCCTGCAGAACATGCAGGAGTACTACCACCTGATGGAGGAGCACCGGAACAACCACGTGATGAAGGTGCTCACGATTATTGCCACGCTATTCCTGCCGCTGACATTTATCGCCGGGGTGTACGGGATGAACTTCGACCACGAGATCAGCCCGTGGAATATGCCAGAGCTGTACTCGTACTACGGCTACCCGCTGTGCATGCTGTTTATGGCGGGGTTCTTCGTCGCCATGCTCTGGTGGTTCCGCCGGATGAAGTGGCTCTAG